A single Thermoplasmata archaeon DNA region contains:
- a CDS encoding ATP-dependent DNA helicase: MNLRLWPSNLMYSFPYTPRENQKKIVEVVGNVLSSRGHLLIDSPTGSGKTVAVLVPSVEYALKHGKKLLYLTKTNTQQQQVFKELRKIREKIEFTAVGLQGRVNLCMLFREFESAVSEELAKLCRDRKKHTLKSLTTASTNTEIFFVDEETSKILEVSEGCPFFANLLTTESPELCFSKQVNSVEDVYQYAKEHNICAYEWIKANSRDADVIVAPYAYFFMPHIQRALLTWWNARIEQLIVVIDEAHNLLDYCRELQSIELSKFTVHTAINEAEEMDNPVLGSCVPAADFLKVIEKMLEECAEEFAKEEEGFVPPDYVETYILSKLKIDTNKLKTIVLDLLQLGEIYSEKKRLARKLPRSYMRAVASFILSWFSITGEEYTKLVRGGDNPEIIGFCLDPGVAGLPLCSVHASIHLSGTLAPLVEYRDSMGLPRERTTLLSLPSPFPKENLLLLYDPSVTTRYEEISTFPEILAHIGEKLVEICNATERNMIVFFPSFGLLEKFITSGIENRIDKDVYVESRELTSVEMGAIIEKFRDCTRAKVMFAVAGGRLSEGMDFPDKQLEVVVIVGVPYPKPSARQKALQLYYDMKFRKGWEYTVHAPTARKMRQAIGRLIRSETDKGVAVILDRRAVHFSDFLEHLQKTAEPSEDLKKFFGD, encoded by the coding sequence TTGAATTTGAGATTGTGGCCAAGTAATCTTATGTACTCTTTCCCCTACACTCCTAGAGAGAACCAGAAAAAAATTGTGGAGGTTGTGGGAAATGTCCTTTCTTCAAGGGGGCATCTGTTGATTGATTCTCCAACTGGGAGTGGAAAAACTGTAGCTGTACTCGTTCCTTCTGTGGAATATGCACTCAAACACGGAAAGAAACTACTTTACCTAACAAAAACCAACACCCAGCAACAACAAGTTTTCAAAGAACTGAGAAAGATACGAGAAAAAATAGAATTCACAGCCGTTGGACTCCAGGGAAGGGTAAACCTTTGCATGCTGTTCAGAGAGTTCGAATCTGCAGTTTCTGAAGAACTAGCCAAGCTCTGCAGAGATAGAAAGAAACACACATTGAAGAGTTTAACAACAGCTAGCACTAACACCGAGATTTTTTTCGTGGATGAGGAGACCAGTAAGATACTCGAGGTTTCTGAGGGTTGTCCATTTTTTGCAAATTTGCTCACTACTGAGAGTCCCGAGTTATGTTTTTCAAAGCAAGTGAACAGTGTTGAGGATGTCTACCAGTATGCCAAGGAACACAATATCTGTGCCTACGAATGGATAAAAGCCAATTCAAGAGATGCTGATGTAATTGTAGCTCCATACGCTTACTTTTTCATGCCACACATTCAAAGAGCTTTGCTTACCTGGTGGAATGCACGAATTGAACAACTAATCGTTGTCATTGACGAAGCCCATAATCTGCTGGATTACTGCAGAGAATTGCAGAGCATTGAGTTAAGTAAATTTACTGTGCATACTGCCATAAACGAGGCAGAAGAAATGGATAACCCAGTACTTGGAAGCTGTGTCCCCGCAGCCGACTTTCTTAAAGTGATTGAAAAAATGTTGGAAGAGTGTGCTGAAGAATTTGCAAAAGAAGAGGAGGGCTTTGTGCCCCCCGACTATGTAGAAACCTACATACTTTCAAAACTGAAAATTGACACAAACAAGCTTAAAACGATTGTTCTAGACCTACTACAGCTAGGTGAGATTTACAGCGAGAAAAAAAGACTCGCGCGAAAACTTCCTCGCTCCTATATGCGTGCAGTTGCTAGCTTTATACTCTCATGGTTTTCAATAACCGGGGAGGAATATACTAAGCTTGTAAGAGGAGGAGATAACCCTGAAATTATCGGATTCTGTCTAGATCCGGGTGTGGCTGGACTCCCACTCTGCTCAGTTCACGCAAGCATACACTTATCAGGAACACTGGCACCTCTTGTAGAATACAGGGACAGTATGGGCCTTCCGAGGGAGAGAACGACGTTGCTCTCTCTCCCTTCCCCATTTCCGAAGGAGAATTTGCTTCTGCTATATGACCCGAGTGTTACAACAAGATACGAGGAAATTTCAACATTTCCAGAAATTCTTGCCCATATTGGTGAAAAACTCGTGGAAATCTGCAACGCTACTGAAAGAAACATGATAGTATTCTTTCCAAGTTTTGGGCTGCTTGAGAAGTTCATAACCTCTGGAATTGAAAACAGGATTGACAAGGACGTTTATGTGGAGAGTAGAGAACTCACCAGCGTAGAAATGGGAGCCATAATTGAGAAGTTCAGAGATTGCACGAGGGCAAAGGTAATGTTCGCAGTTGCAGGAGGCAGGTTAAGTGAAGGCATGGATTTCCCAGATAAACAGTTGGAGGTTGTTGTGATTGTTGGAGTTCCCTATCCAAAACCCTCAGCAAGACAGAAGGCACTCCAACTTTACTATGACATGAAATTCAGGAAGGGCTGGGAATACACTGTGCATGCACCCACTGCAAGAAAGATGCGACAGGCGATTGGAAGATTAATAAGAAGTGAGACAGATAAGGGTGTGGCGGTCATTCTAGACCGCAGAGCAGTTCATTTTTCTGACTTCTTAGAACATCTTCAGAAAACTGCGGAACCAAGTGAAGACCTCAAAAAATTTTTCGGAGATTGA
- a CDS encoding LSM domain-containing protein, whose protein sequence is MVMPLNILEKTMNKRVALLLKDNRIIEGKLIGYDEYMNMVLEDTEETNQGNVRKLGTIILRGNNIVTIMPKSE, encoded by the coding sequence ATGGTGATGCCGCTAAACATACTGGAAAAAACAATGAACAAACGTGTGGCTCTCTTGCTAAAGGACAATAGGATCATAGAAGGCAAGTTAATTGGCTACGACGAATATATGAACATGGTGCTGGAAGACACAGAAGAAACAAACCAGGGGAATGTCCGTAAACTAGGCACAATTATACTCAGAGGAAACAACATTGTAACAATCATGCCTAAATCCGAATGA
- the nadC gene encoding carboxylating nicotinate-nucleotide diphosphorylase, translated as MNELNITDEEIEEYLREDAPFGDITSAALFSGNRYAKAYVHCKEACVVAGTDEAKRIFEHLGCNVTLQYKDGETVDKFRKVLFVAGDATKILLGERLALNFLMRMSGIATMTAELVKMAIEVNPEVRIAATRKTTPGFRKFEKKAVIIGGGDPHRFSLSDAVLIKENHIAVIGDLEEAVKLAKKASFTKKIEVEVRTIDDAVICAKLGVDIIMLDNFKISDAEEAYKKIKEINSRILVEVSGGINKSNIKKYAKCCDVISAGALTHSARAIDFSLEVV; from the coding sequence ATGAATGAGTTAAACATTACAGATGAAGAAATTGAGGAATATTTGCGAGAAGATGCTCCTTTTGGTGACATTACCAGTGCTGCCCTTTTTTCAGGTAACCGCTACGCAAAGGCATATGTGCATTGCAAGGAGGCTTGTGTAGTTGCTGGCACCGATGAAGCAAAACGCATTTTCGAGCATCTTGGATGCAATGTCACTCTCCAGTATAAGGACGGAGAGACTGTTGATAAATTCAGAAAAGTGCTGTTTGTGGCGGGAGATGCTACCAAAATTTTGCTTGGGGAGCGACTTGCTCTTAATTTCCTTATGAGAATGAGCGGAATCGCCACAATGACTGCAGAGCTCGTAAAAATGGCAATTGAGGTTAATCCGGAAGTTAGAATTGCTGCTACACGGAAAACAACACCCGGATTTAGAAAATTTGAGAAAAAAGCCGTGATTATAGGTGGTGGAGATCCGCACAGGTTCTCGCTCAGTGATGCAGTGCTAATAAAAGAAAACCATATTGCAGTAATTGGCGATCTGGAAGAGGCTGTGAAACTGGCAAAAAAAGCATCTTTCACCAAAAAGATTGAGGTAGAAGTGCGAACAATTGATGATGCTGTGATTTGCGCGAAATTAGGTGTGGACATTATAATGCTGGATAATTTTAAAATCAGCGATGCTGAGGAGGCCTACAAAAAAATCAAAGAAATCAACAGCAGGATTCTTGTGGAGGTCTCAGGTGGGATAAATAAATCAAATATAAAGAAATATGCAAAGTGCTGCGATGTGATTTCTGCGGGAGCGCTAACACATTCAGCCCGTGCAATAGATTTCTCACTTGAGGTTGTGTAA